The genomic interval ATGCGAATGACCAGCACTTCTTCCGGCACGGCGTGGTAGGCGCCATCGCGCAGCACGGCCAGCGCTTCGTCGTACTTGTCGACTTCCAGCGCCACGTAGGCCGTGCCGTCTTCTTCGCGGGCGTTGATGGACAGGATGTTCACACCACCGGCTTCCAGCTGGCTGGAAAGTTCGGCGATCAGTCCCTTGCGGTCTTCGGTCACGACGGTGATGCCTTTCATGCCAGTTGCTCCTTGTCAGTCGATTCGACGAGATCGCGCACGAACGCGTCGATCTGCTCCCGGGTCACGCCGGGCACGGTGATGATGTGCGAAATGCCTTTGGCCGTTGCCAGCTGCCAGCGTTCCTTCACGGCTGCGGGTGCGGCCGGGAAGACGACGGTCATGCCGCCCGGGTTGCGCCAGGCATCGATGCCGGCAGCCTTGAGCTTCTCTTCAGCGTATTCCGCCAATGTGACAGCTTCATGCGCGCGCGATTGCAATCCTTCGCGACCGTAACGATCGATGGCGCGCCACAGGAACAAGGGCGTGAGGCCATTGCGGGAGCCGGTGATGGTGGTATCCAGCGCGCCGATGTAGGCAATCGAGCGGGCGATGCGATCGACGTGGTGCTTGCGGGCCAGCACGATGCCGCAGGGGATCGGCGAGCCGATGAACTTGTGGCCGGACATCGAAATCGAATCCGCGCCATCGGCAAAGTCGAACGCCGGCTTCGGATCCATGAACGGCGCCGCGGGTCCGATCCAGGCGGCATCGGAATGGATGTAGTGCTGGGGCAGGGCGAGATCGCGCATGATCTGCTGGATGCGGGCGATGTCGTCGCGCGCCTCGGTCATGGTCGTGCCGATGTTGGCAAAGATGATCGGTGGCACGTCGCGATGCACCCGGATGGTCTCGCGCAGGTCGTCGTAATCGATTTCGCCGTTGGCCTGCGTGCGAATCATGATGTGGCGCATGCCGAGCAGGTGCACGTTCTTCGAGACGCTGTAATGCGTTTCCTCGGAGAAATACACGATGCCGTTCGGGTACAGCTCGCGCGCCAGGTACAGGCCGTAGAGATTGCCTTCGCTGCCGCCATTGGTGACGTAACCCCACCAGTCATCTTCCTCGGCGCGCATCAGTTTCGCGAAAAACTCCACGACCTCGCGCTCGAACTCGCGGCTGTCGACCTGCCAGGTGGAGGCGGTGAAGGGGTCGCCGAGGTTGTTCAGCGGCACCTTGAGAAAATCCGCCAGCTCCGAGTAATCGAAATCCTTGCTGACCGGGTAACCGAGATAGCTGTCGCGCCGTTCGCTGGTGCGATCAAGCAGTTCGGCCAACCTTTTCGGCAAGCTGGTCACGGTCAGATTCCCTGGCGGTCCTGCAGTGCCGATTCGTACATCGGCTTGAAGCGATTGACGATGTTGCAGAACAGGTCTGCCGTCTTCTCGGCATCGTAGAGTGCCGAGTGCGCTTCGTTGCTGTCCCAGCCAAGATCAGCCATGTCGACCGCGCGCGCCAGCACGGTCTGGCCGAAGGCCACGCCGCCCAGTGTCGCGGTATCGAAGCTGGAAAAGGGATGGAAGGGGTTGCGCTTGATATTGCAGCGCTCAACCGCGGCGTTCACGAAACTGAGATCGAACCAGCTGTTGTGACCGACCAGCACGGCGCGATTGCAGCCATGCGCTTTCACCTCTGCCCGCACTTCGCGGAACAGCCGTCGCATCGCTTCGTCCTCGGGAATGGCGGGGCGCAGCGGATGGTCGGGCTTGATGCCGGTGACATCCAATGCAGCCTGTTCGATGTTCGCGCCCTTGAAGGGTTCGACGTGGTACATGTGCGAGGAGTGGCGTTCCAGGTCGCCGTTCTCGTTGAAACGCAACATGACGGCGCAGGCTTCCAGCAGCGCATCGGTGCTGGCATTGAAGCCGCCAGTCTCGACGTCAACGACCACGGGCAGGAAACCGCGAAAGCGGTTGGCCATCATCTTTGCCTGTTCCTCGCCCAGGGCGTGGGGGTTGTTCATGTAAATCCTTTTCTAGTTTCAGCGGGTGGCCAGTTTCCAGCGCAGGCTTTCGCCGGCACGGAACGGCACGATTTCTGTGTCCCCGTAGGGATAGGCGTCAGGCGGTGTCCAGGCATCGCGGTTCAGCGTGATTTCATCGCTGTTGCGCGGCAGGCCATAAAAGTCGGCGCCGAAGTGGCTGGCAAAGCCTTCCAGCCTGGGAAGCGCACCGGCGTCTTCGAAGGCCTCGGCATAAAGCTCGATCGCGGCGTGCGCGGAAAAGATGCCGGCGCAGCCACAGGCGTTTTCCTTGGCATGGCGCGCATGGGGTGCGCTGTCGGTGCCGAGGAAGAATTTCGGGCTGCCGCTGGTTGCGGCGGAAAGCAAGGCTTCGCGATCCGGCTCGGTTTTCAGGATCGGCAGGCAGTAGTAATGCGGCCGGATACCGCCCTTGAACAGCGCATTGCGGTTGTAGAGAAGATGCTGCGGCGTGATGGTCGCGGCGACCTTGTCCGACGCACCGTCGACAAACTTCACGGCCTGGGCCGTGGTGATGTGCTCGAACACGATCTTCAGTTCCGGCAGGCGCGCATGCAGCGGTGCCAGCACCTCGTCGATGAAGCGCGCTTCGCGCTCGAACACGTCAATGGCATCGGCCGTGACTTCGCCATGCACGCACAGCGGCAGGCCAACCTCGGCCATGGCGGCCAGCGCGTCTTCGACCTTGGTGATGTCGGTCACGCCGGCATCGGAATTGGTCGTCGCGCCGGCGGGGTAGAGCTTTACCGCGTGCACGAAGCCTGAGTCTTTCGCCTTGCGGATTTCTTCCGGCGTGGTGTTGTCCGTCAGGTAGAGGGTCATCAGCGGCTCGAAAGCCAGTCCATCCGGCAATGCGGCCAGGATGCGGTCGCGGTATGCGCCGGCCTGCTCGGTGGTGGTCACCGGCGGCTTGAGGTTCGGCATGATGATGGCGCGGGCGAATTGCTTTGCCGTGAAGGCCACGACGCTGCCCAGCTGCGAGCCATCGCGCAGGTGCAGGTGCCAGTCGTCGGGGCGGGTGATCTTGAGCGTTTCCATCGTGTTCCGTTTTCCGGGTATTTACCCGGGGTGCAGTGAAGCGGGCCCTCATTCTAAAGGAATGAGGGCTCCGAATCAGTTCCGCAGCGCTGAATCTGCAGCGAAGATCAGTGTTTCCGCAGGAATTCCACCGTAAAGCGCACGCCAAAGCCGGTCTGGGCCGAGGGCACGTGGCCCAGGCCGCCCTTGTGCTCGCCGGCGGACAGGTCGATATGCACCCAGGCCGTGTCGTTCTTGACGAAGTGGTTCAGGAAGCGGCCCGCCAGGATGTGGTCGGCTTCGCCGGGGATCAGGCATTGCTTGATGTCGGCGATGTCGCTTTTCAGCTGCTTGTCGTAGTCGCGGCTCTGCGGGAAAGGCCAGACGCGCTCGCCACTGGATTCGCCGGCTTCCATCAACGCCGGGATGGCATCCGGTCGATTCGTGAATGCGCCGGAGTAGCTCGAGCCCAGGGAATACACGCAGGCGCCGGTGAGCGTGGCGTAATCCATGATCAGGCCGGGCTTGCGACGATGGGTCGACGCAATGGCCAGTGTGTCGGCCAGCACCATGCGACCCTCGGCGTCGGTGTGCACGACTTCGATGGTGGTGCCATCGGAGGCGGTGACCACGTCATTCTGCTTGTAGGCCTTGGAGCCGATGTGATTTTCGGCCAGCGCCAGCCAGCAGTCGATCGGGTATTTCACGCCGAGTTTCGTCAGTGCGATCAGGTTGCCAAGTGCTACCGCCGAGCCCTGCATGTCGCCATGCATGCCGTACATGCCGGACGCGTTCTTCAGGTTGGTGCCACCGGTGTCATAGCAGATGCCCTTGCCGACCAGCGCCAGTGGGCTGGACTTGTGGGCGGTCGATTTCGGCGTGTAGGAGAGGTGCGCAATGCCGGCATCCTTGACCGGGCTGCCTTGCACCACGGCGAGAAAGGCGCCGGCCTTCTTTTTCTTCAACTCGGCATGACCGAGGAAGTCCAG from Gammaproteobacteria bacterium carries:
- a CDS encoding histidine decarboxylase, with amino-acid sequence MTSLPKRLAELLDRTSERRDSYLGYPVSKDFDYSELADFLKVPLNNLGDPFTASTWQVDSREFEREVVEFFAKLMRAEEDDWWGYVTNGGSEGNLYGLYLARELYPNGIVYFSEETHYSVSKNVHLLGMRHIMIRTQANGEIDYDDLRETIRVHRDVPPIIFANIGTTMTEARDDIARIQQIMRDLALPQHYIHSDAAWIGPAAPFMDPKPAFDFADGADSISMSGHKFIGSPIPCGIVLARKHHVDRIARSIAYIGALDTTITGSRNGLTPLFLWRAIDRYGREGLQSRAHEAVTLAEYAEEKLKAAGIDAWRNPGGMTVVFPAAPAAVKERWQLATAKGISHIITVPGVTREQIDAFVRDLVESTDKEQLA
- the rnt gene encoding ribonuclease T — translated: MNNPHALGEEQAKMMANRFRGFLPVVVDVETGGFNASTDALLEACAVMLRFNENGDLERHSSHMYHVEPFKGANIEQAALDVTGIKPDHPLRPAIPEDEAMRRLFREVRAEVKAHGCNRAVLVGHNSWFDLSFVNAAVERCNIKRNPFHPFSSFDTATLGGVAFGQTVLARAVDMADLGWDSNEAHSALYDAEKTADLFCNIVNRFKPMYESALQDRQGI
- the pyrC gene encoding dihydroorotase, with protein sequence METLKITRPDDWHLHLRDGSQLGSVVAFTAKQFARAIIMPNLKPPVTTTEQAGAYRDRILAALPDGLAFEPLMTLYLTDNTTPEEIRKAKDSGFVHAVKLYPAGATTNSDAGVTDITKVEDALAAMAEVGLPLCVHGEVTADAIDVFEREARFIDEVLAPLHARLPELKIVFEHITTAQAVKFVDGASDKVAATITPQHLLYNRNALFKGGIRPHYYCLPILKTEPDREALLSAATSGSPKFFLGTDSAPHARHAKENACGCAGIFSAHAAIELYAEAFEDAGALPRLEGFASHFGADFYGLPRNSDEITLNRDAWTPPDAYPYGDTEIVPFRAGESLRWKLATR
- a CDS encoding leucyl aminopeptidase family protein, whose protein sequence is MAAFKRADHLLVVQEKGARNVLPTGLPKAAAEHLKKTLGAKAGNRSLPAGDIIATFATIAPDATPFESLEAARGWVKTARSHKAARLALDVSTLDAALAAQVIEAVTAAILAVEFEMPKLSNSKSTFKPVIRSLATFGSKKVDLKRTLAAAEGTNIARWLTALPPNVLTPGQYHKYVKELAKTYGWKLDFLGHAELKKKKAGAFLAVVQGSPVKDAGIAHLSYTPKSTAHKSSPLALVGKGICYDTGGTNLKNASGMYGMHGDMQGSAVALGNLIALTKLGVKYPIDCWLALAENHIGSKAYKQNDVVTASDGTTIEVVHTDAEGRMVLADTLAIASTHRRKPGLIMDYATLTGACVYSLGSSYSGAFTNRPDAIPALMEAGESSGERVWPFPQSRDYDKQLKSDIADIKQCLIPGEADHILAGRFLNHFVKNDTAWVHIDLSAGEHKGGLGHVPSAQTGFGVRFTVEFLRKH